In Juglans regia cultivar Chandler chromosome 13, Walnut 2.0, whole genome shotgun sequence, the DNA window CCATAAAATGTCCAAGCGTTTACGTTAGAGTCATTGAACATAAAAACCCGAATGGGTCCCTAACGAAAAAAGGGCGACAaactgagagagaaaaaaaatcatgaacgTCGACAAATGGAGAGgagaaagatgttaaaaaaagagaagcagAAACTGGTGCTTCATCTTAGTCATCTTCTCAAAGAAAACCCACAAGTTCTCCATCTCTTTTCATCTTAGCATAGAGGTTAGAGAGCGGAAAACGACTTCTTCGCAGGGAATGGTGAGGCCCATATCGTGATCGAAGCCGAATTCTTCTTCAGCTTGGCGGAGGAGACATTGGAACTCAGGGTGAGTCAAGAATGAAATTGGGACAATGTACCTACTTCTCTTTTCGCCAACATAGACAGCAAAATGGCCTTTTGGGACGTCCAGTGGAAGGCCATCCTCGTCGTAGCCATGTTTCTTTCCCAAGCTCGAACATCTTTTGAGGATTTGCTTGAGAAGTGCAGTTTGAGGGagtttattagaccttttaatGGCCATTTTGGAAGTTGAGAGAAGTGGTGGTTTAGAGCAAGGGAGATACGGGAAGCAAAGGAAGAACAGAAGAAGAGGTGCTAGCTGGTGATGGATTGATGGTAGGGGTGGGGGTTTATGGTGGTATTTATGATCaaggtggagagagagagagggggagagagagagagatcatgtgGCGTGTGGGAGCAAAGGACAGATCTCGGGTGTTTTGTGGGTGTGTGCAAGTTGCAAGGACATGGTGGGAGCCAAGCCCATTGGGTTTACTCTTCTCTGTTGGCCCTCCTGTTGACACCATGgaccctcactctctcactcactctctctctctctctctcacgcacaCTCAAAAGTAGTTATATATTTCTCAAGGTTCTTCATCATGTTTGCTGTCCGATATAGTTTTGTTTGGGTCACTTCGGTCACACTTGGTTTCAAGTTGAGGTCATGTTATTGGTAGTTACTCGAATTTGGACTATTCTTTtgctatataaaaaaattgttgtttacACGCGAGATCACTTTTCCGTCTGTACATCTACCTCGGCTTGCTGCATTGATATGGATTACACGGGACTTTAATTTCCTTGGTGAAtttccaatttcaaaactctctctctctctcttctctcgtATCTGATTACTTTTTCAATGAATCGTCCTTTTCTGGACCAATTTGTCTTTATAAAAAGCCAATAACCCCAGTTTTGTTCCCAGAATACTACTGATTTGGTGCAATGGGGCTTAACTTGAAATAATTACAGCTCTCTCGCTCTACCTGAAATCACGGACAATAATGCGTACTCTTCAGTACAATCCTGTTGATGCTTTTGGCATTTTGTAATTGTTGGGCTTGTGATTCTGCGGACTCGGTGACATTAAGCAAAAAGTCTCTCAAAGTACACAAAAGTTTTGCAGAAACCCATGTGTAAGTTACTGCTACCTTTACAGGTACTTTTTTGACCTCCATACCTTTCTTCTTCAAACGGTCACACTTGATCTTCAAGATCTATAAACATTATAATAAAGCCCGAGTCTGTGAATCTTTCTTGCTTGCATGACTCCTATACCTTTATATTCTCAACTCCAAGAAGTactgcatatttatatattctctaGTATTCTAATTTCTTTATCTTCCCAGgtggtaattttttattttttgtttgattttaggACTTGGGAATCCAGCATTGCAATTTGCAAATAACTGCAACATTTGAAGTAGAAGTGTCTCCAAAGCAAAGGGCTCCCCGCCATGTGGTCCTGCTGAAACCGCCACCACTAAATAGGAGTTGTAATCAGACATAAATCTACTCCAAATGTGCACCACAAAAATCTTCCTAGCCTTGGCTC includes these proteins:
- the LOC108986947 gene encoding auxin-responsive protein SAUR50-like encodes the protein MAIKRSNKLPQTALLKQILKRCSSLGKKHGYDEDGLPLDVPKGHFAVYVGEKRSRYIVPISFLTHPEFQCLLRQAEEEFGFDHDMGLTIPCEEVVFRSLTSMLR